A stretch of Halostagnicola kamekurae DNA encodes these proteins:
- a CDS encoding 3-hydroxyacyl-CoA dehydrogenase/enoyl-CoA hydratase family protein, translating to MDLEDINTVAVLGAGNMGHGIAEVAAMAGYDVRMRDINDEFVTNGYEQIEWSLNKLAENDQLTQDEADAALERVTPLVDMEEAVGDADIVIEAVPEKMEIKTDVYGDLEAAAPEEAIFATNTSSLSITDLSEVTDRPERFCGMHFFNPPVRMPLVEVITGEHTDESVLEVTEALAEDFGKSPVRVHKDTPGFIVNRILVPLMNEASWLVSTDQATIAEVDSTTKFDMGLPMGSFELGDQVGNDVSYHVLEYMHEVLGDAYEPAPLLEEKVENEELGKKTGKGFYDYEDGDGVDIPTDEQSELVKRRLTASMANEIAKLIGDDVAPPESIDEAVMLGAGFPDGPVTVVDEFGLEAALETLESAHEETGHARYEPASYLRERADVGTFYDPAGGDDDVDFEAIRVEYPGEMVGHIVFDRPHRMNTVSEQLIDEVVDAVELFEDDEDVRAILVTGEGDKAFSAGADIQSMAAGGADPLHGTELSRKGQSAFGTLESSDLPVVAGIDGYCLGGGMELAACADLRVASERSEFGQPELDLGLIPGWGGTQRLPKIVGEGRAKEIILTADRYDAETMESYGFVNEVSENDDLEERAFELAASLAGGPPIASKYTKRAMLAGRNDTNAGLEYEAAAFGQLMGTDDLMEGITAFMSDGDAEFEGK from the coding sequence ATGGATCTCGAAGATATCAACACCGTCGCAGTTCTTGGCGCTGGTAATATGGGCCACGGAATCGCGGAGGTCGCCGCGATGGCGGGCTACGACGTGCGAATGCGTGACATCAACGACGAGTTCGTGACCAACGGCTATGAACAGATCGAATGGTCGTTGAACAAACTCGCCGAAAACGATCAGCTCACGCAGGACGAAGCGGACGCCGCCCTCGAGCGTGTGACGCCGCTCGTCGACATGGAGGAAGCCGTCGGCGACGCGGATATCGTCATCGAGGCGGTTCCCGAGAAGATGGAGATCAAAACGGACGTCTACGGCGATCTCGAGGCGGCCGCCCCGGAGGAAGCGATCTTCGCGACCAACACCTCGAGCCTCTCGATCACCGACCTCTCGGAGGTCACCGATCGCCCGGAGCGCTTCTGTGGCATGCACTTTTTCAACCCGCCGGTCCGGATGCCGCTGGTCGAGGTCATCACCGGCGAACACACCGACGAATCGGTGCTCGAGGTCACCGAAGCGCTGGCCGAGGACTTCGGAAAGTCGCCCGTGCGCGTACACAAGGATACCCCCGGGTTCATCGTCAACCGGATCCTCGTCCCCCTGATGAACGAGGCGTCGTGGCTCGTCAGTACCGACCAGGCGACCATCGCCGAGGTCGACTCGACGACGAAATTCGACATGGGGCTGCCGATGGGGAGTTTCGAACTCGGCGACCAGGTCGGAAACGACGTCAGTTACCACGTCCTCGAGTACATGCACGAGGTGCTGGGCGACGCCTACGAGCCGGCACCGCTGCTCGAAGAGAAAGTCGAGAACGAGGAGTTGGGCAAGAAGACGGGCAAGGGATTCTACGACTACGAGGACGGTGACGGCGTCGATATTCCGACGGACGAACAGTCGGAGCTAGTCAAGCGGCGACTGACCGCCTCGATGGCCAACGAGATCGCGAAGCTGATCGGCGACGACGTGGCCCCGCCGGAGTCGATCGACGAGGCCGTCATGCTCGGGGCCGGTTTCCCGGACGGTCCGGTCACCGTGGTCGACGAGTTCGGCCTCGAGGCGGCCCTTGAGACGCTCGAGTCGGCTCACGAAGAGACGGGTCACGCCCGGTACGAGCCCGCGTCGTACCTGCGAGAGCGAGCGGACGTCGGCACGTTCTACGATCCGGCCGGCGGTGACGACGACGTCGACTTCGAGGCGATCCGGGTCGAGTACCCCGGCGAGATGGTCGGTCACATCGTCTTCGACCGACCCCACCGGATGAACACCGTCAGCGAGCAACTCATCGACGAGGTCGTCGACGCGGTCGAACTGTTCGAGGACGACGAGGACGTCCGTGCGATTCTCGTCACCGGCGAAGGCGACAAGGCGTTCTCCGCGGGCGCCGACATCCAGAGCATGGCCGCCGGGGGCGCGGATCCGCTCCACGGGACCGAACTCTCGAGGAAGGGCCAATCCGCGTTCGGAACGCTCGAGTCGAGCGACCTGCCCGTCGTCGCCGGCATCGACGGCTACTGTCTCGGCGGCGGCATGGAACTCGCCGCCTGTGCGGACCTGCGCGTCGCCAGCGAGCGCTCGGAGTTCGGCCAGCCCGAACTCGACCTCGGATTGATCCCCGGCTGGGGCGGGACCCAGCGGCTGCCGAAAATCGTCGGCGAAGGTCGGGCGAAGGAGATCATCCTCACCGCGGATCGATACGACGCCGAGACGATGGAATCGTACGGGTTCGTCAACGAGGTGTCCGAGAACGACGACCTCGAAGAGCGCGCGTTCGAACTCGCCGCGAGCCTCGCCGGCGGACCGCCGATCGCGTCCAAATACACCAAACGCGCGATGCTCGCCGGTCGAAACGACACGAACGCCGGCCTCGAGTACGAAGCCGCCGCGTTCGGCCAGCTCATGGGCACGGACGACCTGATGGAAGGAATCACGGCATTCATGAGCGACGGCGACGCCGAGTTCGAAGGCAAGTAG
- a CDS encoding response regulator transcription factor, whose translation MTETMRQGTADDSNGDVLVVDDDPRLADLFAAWLEPNWTVQTAYDGEQALETVDDSTEVVLLDRRMSGLSGDEVLSLLRASGYDCYVIIVSAIDPSTERLEADWDDYLVKPISKATLLEKIERVTAQRACRTTDREGNPVDSPVN comes from the coding sequence GTGACTGAGACGATGAGACAGGGGACGGCGGACGATTCGAACGGAGACGTGCTCGTCGTAGACGATGATCCTCGACTCGCGGATCTATTCGCCGCGTGGCTCGAGCCGAACTGGACCGTGCAGACCGCCTACGATGGCGAACAGGCCCTCGAGACCGTAGACGACTCGACCGAGGTAGTCTTGCTCGATCGTCGAATGTCGGGACTATCCGGTGACGAAGTACTCTCGTTGCTCAGGGCAAGCGGCTACGACTGCTACGTGATTATCGTCTCTGCGATCGACCCCTCGACCGAACGCCTCGAGGCTGACTGGGACGACTATCTCGTCAAACCGATTTCGAAAGCGACCCTTCTCGAGAAAATCGAACGCGTCACGGCCCAGCGGGCCTGTCGGACCACCGATCGGGAGGGGAATCCGGTCGATTCGCCGGTCAATTAG
- a CDS encoding DUF7346 family protein, whose amino-acid sequence MKTVRADDGTDYVLLKRSDDASLVRDPATGNECYVRNDRLEIVDRSPLETAASAVPEPVRRLVTNVHDEKALGLLFELTERGPTGVRTLLDATDFCESDLHGTLTVLTASDLLEETTVADERGYRVTESGREALEWIATGNDPSS is encoded by the coding sequence ATGAAAACCGTACGCGCCGACGACGGAACGGACTACGTTCTCCTGAAACGATCCGACGACGCGAGTCTCGTCCGCGATCCAGCGACCGGCAACGAGTGTTACGTCCGAAACGACCGACTCGAGATCGTCGACCGATCGCCGCTCGAGACGGCCGCGAGCGCTGTTCCCGAACCGGTCCGACGGCTCGTGACGAACGTCCACGACGAGAAGGCCCTCGGTCTCCTCTTCGAGTTGACTGAACGTGGTCCGACCGGCGTCCGAACGCTCCTCGACGCCACAGACTTCTGCGAGAGCGATCTGCACGGCACGCTCACCGTTCTCACCGCGTCGGATCTTCTCGAGGAGACGACGGTCGCCGACGAGCGGGGCTACCGCGTCACCGAAAGCGGCCGGGAGGCACTCGAGTGGATCGCCACTGGGAACGACCCGTCGTCGTGA
- a CDS encoding DUF7322 domain-containing protein, translating into MADRSDLEPEEYDPEAEFADPESDAITIPDVQPEEPEEKTVTPPKISTPEVTVAETDVPEPILQHFWILVLVLNAALLAVSLGSMLVLFEGMLTTGGTLAVGGFVLLGLALRRYRTLQSLEGSDPTPTADP; encoded by the coding sequence GTGGCCGATCGATCCGACCTCGAGCCGGAGGAGTACGATCCGGAGGCGGAGTTCGCGGACCCCGAGAGCGACGCGATCACGATTCCCGACGTGCAGCCGGAGGAGCCGGAGGAGAAAACGGTTACGCCACCGAAGATCTCGACTCCGGAAGTGACGGTCGCGGAAACGGACGTCCCGGAGCCGATTCTCCAGCACTTCTGGATCCTCGTACTCGTTCTCAACGCCGCGTTGCTCGCGGTGTCGCTCGGATCGATGTTGGTACTCTTCGAGGGGATGCTCACGACGGGCGGGACGCTGGCCGTCGGCGGGTTCGTCCTCCTCGGGCTCGCGCTCCGTCGATACAGGACGCTCCAGTCGCTCGAGGGATCCGATCCGACGCCGACTGCAGACCCCTAA